A single genomic interval of Zobellia nedashkovskayae harbors:
- a CDS encoding diacylglycerol kinase: MPKEESFAVNRIKSVGFALRGALLLIKTEASIKIQVFLAIVVTIAGFYYEISTTEWIFQIFAVSLVVGIEGANTAIEKICDFIHPEFDERIGFIKDVAAGAVMLVSIGATIVGCIIYLPKIF; the protein is encoded by the coding sequence ATGCCTAAAGAAGAGTCGTTTGCCGTAAATAGAATAAAAAGTGTGGGCTTCGCTTTGCGTGGAGCCCTTCTTTTAATAAAGACCGAAGCGAGTATTAAAATCCAGGTGTTTTTGGCTATAGTGGTCACCATTGCTGGATTTTATTATGAAATATCCACCACGGAGTGGATTTTTCAAATCTTTGCCGTTTCATTAGTCGTCGGTATTGAAGGAGCCAATACCGCTATCGAAAAAATATGTGATTTCATTCACCCAGAATTTGACGAGAGAATAGGTTTCATAAAAGATGTAGCGGCCGGAGCGGTAATGCTAGTTTCAATTGGCGCTACTATTGTGGGCTGTATTATCTATTTACCAAAAATTTTCTAG
- a CDS encoding LolA family protein codes for MKNIFLVLTLVLLSNTTFAQNSEKAKVLLEDVYNKVKSYDNIYVDFKYVLNNAEAGINQETRGEVTLQGDKYIGNFFGSTQLFDGSKVYTIIPENEEVTIEDKSEDENALTPAKMLTFYKEGHNYEMDILQNVNGRKIQYVKLTPIDTDSEIKTILLGIDAETKHIYKLIETGKNGTTTTITVNSFKTDQPLSKTLFTFDEAKYKNDGYYIVRN; via the coding sequence ATGAAAAATATTTTTTTAGTACTTACTCTTGTATTACTATCGAACACCACTTTTGCACAAAATTCAGAGAAAGCAAAAGTCTTGCTAGAAGACGTTTATAATAAGGTAAAAAGCTATGACAATATCTATGTCGATTTTAAATATGTCCTCAACAATGCAGAAGCTGGCATAAATCAAGAAACCCGTGGCGAAGTCACTTTACAAGGTGATAAGTACATTGGCAATTTCTTTGGCTCTACCCAGCTGTTTGATGGTTCTAAAGTGTATACCATAATACCGGAAAACGAAGAGGTTACTATTGAAGACAAATCAGAGGATGAAAATGCACTGACTCCTGCAAAAATGTTGACTTTTTATAAAGAAGGTCACAATTATGAAATGGACATTCTACAAAACGTGAACGGTAGGAAAATTCAGTACGTGAAGCTTACTCCTATTGACACAGACTCAGAGATAAAGACTATTCTGCTGGGGATAGATGCTGAAACAAAGCATATATACAAGCTTATAGAAACTGGCAAAAATGGCACTACTACAACCATTACCGTTAATTCTTTCAAAACTGACCAACCTTTGTCAAAAACCTTGTTTACTTTTGATGAGGCTAAGTACAAAAATGACGGGTACTACATAGTAAGAAACTAA
- the tpx gene encoding thiol peroxidase, which yields MATVTLKGNEIHTLGNLPANGSKAPNFTLTKNDLSSASLSDYSGKRVVLNIFPSVDTGTCAQSVRQFNKEAAELDNTVVLCVSKDLPFAQARFCGAEGIENVEMLSDFRDGSFGKEYAVAFSDGPLVSLLSRSVVVLNESGNVIYSEQVTETVDEPNYKAALEALADA from the coding sequence ATGGCAACAGTAACCTTAAAAGGAAACGAAATACATACATTAGGAAATCTACCCGCAAACGGAAGCAAAGCTCCTAATTTTACATTAACAAAAAATGACCTTTCATCCGCATCTCTTTCTGATTACTCAGGCAAGAGAGTGGTATTGAATATATTCCCTAGCGTTGATACAGGCACTTGTGCGCAATCTGTTAGACAATTCAACAAAGAAGCTGCAGAATTAGATAACACTGTAGTTTTATGTGTTTCTAAAGATTTACCATTTGCCCAAGCTCGTTTTTGTGGTGCAGAAGGTATTGAAAATGTAGAAATGTTATCTGATTTTCGTGACGGTAGTTTCGGAAAAGAGTATGCAGTTGCTTTTTCTGATGGACCTTTAGTTTCGTTATTATCAAGATCTGTAGTCGTTCTTAATGAGTCTGGTAACGTAATCTATTCTGAGCAAGTTACTGAAACTGTAGATGAGCCTAATTACAAAGCAGCTCTAGAAGCTTTAGCCGATGCCTAA
- a CDS encoding LTA synthase family protein, with the protein MLNPKNIYRLNEYAVTLYRIFLAYIFYFVARVLFFVYNKNLFNVDSVIDFLALSFWGLSFDTTAILYINLLFIALSILPLWINTTKMYQKILMWIYLITNLIAFATNFVDFIYYNYTFTRSTFASFESLENEENKEALLISFILDYWHVFLIFIICAFIWVKLYKLVAVKNISYPKKIPYFTSSVVALLLTGLLTIGGIRGDFSHSTRPINMVDASRHVKTPEQANIVLNTPFAFIRTIKSSGFKRRSGVPQAVIDSTFHPIKQYNDTVDNKPNVVLIIIESFGREYLGSFNKEMNIKDYVGYTPFIDSLAQHSLIFPNAFSNGRKSIHAMSSILAGIPSFKTAYTSTPYANKKIESIISAVNGMGYDTSFFHGAPNGSMGFLGFGNVLGYDHYYGKTEYNNDDDFDGIWGIWDEPFLQYTAQVLSEKQQPFFSTIFTVSSHAPYQVPEKYEGKFPKGDLDIHQCVGYTDYALKQFFKTIENEPWYQNTVFVITADHGNQIYYEAYQKTANRYAVPILIFDPNEKYKGVDHSLAQQIDIYPTLASITGYQKPFRSWGRSLVSDSIQKPYALANTGTNFLFMRDSLIMVRDDENTLGLYQISDKGLEHNIAGKNPLETKKMEVMEEGFIQDYMNRILDGRLDAENKTYKEP; encoded by the coding sequence TTGCTGAACCCTAAGAACATATATCGATTAAACGAGTATGCAGTTACCTTGTACCGCATATTTTTGGCTTACATTTTTTACTTTGTGGCAAGAGTTCTATTCTTTGTTTACAACAAAAATTTATTCAACGTTGACAGTGTAATAGATTTTTTGGCACTTAGTTTTTGGGGCCTTAGTTTTGACACCACAGCTATTCTCTATATTAATCTTCTGTTTATAGCGCTTAGTATTTTACCCTTGTGGATCAACACCACTAAGATGTATCAAAAAATTCTCATGTGGATTTACTTGATAACGAACCTAATTGCATTCGCTACCAACTTTGTTGACTTCATCTATTACAACTACACCTTTACCAGAAGTACTTTTGCATCTTTTGAATCTTTAGAAAATGAAGAAAACAAAGAAGCACTGCTTATATCCTTCATATTGGATTATTGGCATGTATTTCTAATATTTATTATTTGTGCTTTTATTTGGGTAAAACTTTACAAATTAGTTGCCGTAAAGAATATATCATATCCTAAAAAAATACCGTATTTCACAAGTTCAGTTGTTGCACTGTTATTAACAGGATTACTTACTATAGGTGGTATTCGTGGTGATTTTAGCCATAGTACGCGTCCAATTAATATGGTGGATGCCAGTAGGCATGTAAAAACTCCTGAACAAGCCAACATCGTCCTTAATACGCCTTTCGCATTTATTAGAACCATAAAATCCTCTGGTTTTAAAAGACGTAGCGGTGTACCCCAAGCAGTTATTGATTCTACTTTCCACCCTATTAAACAGTATAATGATACTGTTGATAATAAACCCAATGTGGTTCTTATTATTATAGAAAGTTTTGGGCGTGAGTATTTAGGCAGCTTTAATAAAGAGATGAATATTAAAGACTACGTGGGTTACACTCCGTTTATTGATTCACTCGCCCAGCACAGTTTAATTTTCCCAAATGCTTTTTCTAACGGAAGAAAGTCCATTCATGCCATGTCTTCCATACTGGCAGGTATACCTTCTTTTAAAACAGCTTATACCTCTACTCCTTATGCCAATAAAAAAATAGAATCTATTATTTCTGCCGTAAACGGCATGGGGTATGACACTTCTTTCTTTCACGGTGCGCCCAACGGTTCTATGGGGTTTTTAGGCTTTGGAAATGTTCTTGGCTACGACCACTATTATGGTAAGACGGAATACAATAATGATGATGATTTTGATGGTATATGGGGGATTTGGGATGAACCTTTTCTTCAATATACCGCCCAAGTATTATCAGAAAAACAACAACCTTTTTTCTCTACTATTTTTACGGTTTCGTCTCATGCCCCCTATCAAGTACCAGAAAAATACGAAGGGAAATTTCCGAAAGGCGACCTAGATATCCATCAATGTGTAGGCTACACAGATTATGCGTTAAAACAGTTCTTTAAAACTATTGAGAATGAACCTTGGTACCAGAACACTGTTTTTGTAATCACGGCAGACCACGGTAACCAAATCTATTATGAGGCCTATCAGAAAACAGCAAATAGGTATGCGGTACCTATACTTATTTTTGACCCCAATGAAAAGTATAAAGGCGTTGACCATAGTTTAGCGCAGCAAATAGACATTTACCCTACTCTAGCCTCTATAACAGGATATCAGAAACCATTTCGAAGCTGGGGAAGAAGTCTGGTTTCAGATAGCATTCAGAAGCCATATGCGCTGGCCAATACAGGTACAAATTTTCTTTTTATGAGAGACAGTCTTATCATGGTTCGTGATGATGAAAACACCTTAGGGCTTTACCAAATTTCAGATAAAGGATTAGAGCACAACATTGCTGGAAAAAATCCGTTAGAAACCAAAAAGATGGAGGTTATGGAAGAAGGCTTTATTCAAGACTACATGAACCGCATTTTAGACGGGCGATTAGACGCGGAAAATAAAACGTACAAAGAACCATAA
- the ribB gene encoding 3,4-dihydroxy-2-butanone-4-phosphate synthase — translation MITDMEKKIQLNTIEEAIDEIRKGNVIIVVDDENRENEGDFLAAAELATTETVNFMATHGRGLICAPLTEGRCKDLGLHMMVNNNTDPMETAFTVSVDLRGGGVTTGISASDRAQTVLALTKKETKPHDLARPGHIFPLVAREGGVLRRTGHTEAAIDFARLAGLQPAGYIVEIMNEDGSMARLPQLVKVAKKFDLKIVSIEDLVAYRMEHDSLIAKKEDFDIETRFGKFRLRAYQQTTNNHVHVALTKGSWSKTEKVLTRINSTLVNNDILGTLTNNPDAKLEDMFKAIDKEGKGAIVFINQDSESLNLLSRLAELKELQKKGIQKAPKIDMDARDFGIGAQILHDLGIAKMRILSNSPQTKRVGIIGYGIEIVEYVGY, via the coding sequence ATGATTACCGATATGGAAAAGAAAATTCAATTGAATACTATTGAGGAGGCCATTGATGAAATTAGAAAAGGTAACGTCATTATTGTTGTAGACGATGAAAATCGTGAGAACGAAGGTGATTTTTTAGCTGCTGCAGAATTGGCAACAACTGAAACCGTAAATTTTATGGCTACCCACGGTAGAGGACTTATTTGCGCTCCGTTAACTGAAGGCAGATGTAAAGATTTAGGTCTTCACATGATGGTCAATAACAATACGGATCCTATGGAAACGGCCTTCACCGTATCTGTGGATTTACGTGGTGGTGGAGTTACTACCGGTATTTCTGCTTCAGATAGAGCCCAAACCGTACTTGCTTTAACTAAAAAGGAAACCAAACCACACGATTTAGCACGTCCTGGACATATTTTTCCGCTTGTTGCAAGAGAAGGTGGCGTATTGCGAAGAACAGGCCACACAGAAGCCGCTATTGATTTTGCGCGCTTGGCAGGATTACAACCAGCTGGTTATATCGTAGAAATCATGAATGAAGACGGGAGTATGGCCCGTTTGCCTCAATTAGTAAAGGTTGCTAAAAAGTTTGACCTTAAAATTGTTTCTATAGAGGACTTAGTTGCCTATAGAATGGAGCATGATAGCCTTATTGCTAAAAAAGAAGATTTTGATATAGAAACTCGTTTTGGGAAATTCCGTTTACGAGCTTATCAACAGACTACTAATAACCATGTACATGTTGCGTTAACAAAAGGCTCATGGAGCAAAACCGAAAAGGTATTGACTCGTATCAATTCTACCTTGGTTAACAATGATATTTTAGGTACGCTTACCAATAACCCTGATGCAAAACTTGAAGACATGTTCAAGGCTATAGATAAGGAAGGAAAAGGTGCCATTGTATTTATAAATCAAGATTCGGAATCACTGAACCTATTATCTCGATTGGCGGAACTGAAAGAACTACAGAAAAAAGGAATTCAAAAAGCACCAAAAATTGATATGGACGCTCGTGATTTTGGTATCGGAGCACAAATTCTTCATGATTTGGGCATTGCCAAAATGCGAATCCTTTCAAATTCACCACAGACTAAACGTGTTGGTATTATTGGTTACGGTATTGAGATTGTGGAGTACGTAGGGTATTAG
- a CDS encoding FtsK/SpoIIIE family DNA translocase: MAKKKTTTTKKKITPKKASLVVSKKNKIILGSLLILFSMALFFSFVSFYFTWQDDQSLLSEFANRNEQAKNLLNKFGASVSHFFVYKGFGVASIILTILVCITGLHLFLSLDKKGLLKKWIWGLIFMIWISIALGFLADTKPLLGGLIGYEMNDFLKDYTGNIGVVLMLLFGLIFILVRFFHFTPEGMAHFFKKKTSSIKSELQSTSKEATDAIRDVQESIKKTEKETPVVLDTYTHKKDIPPLKKEKIVLDDFEVTVPAEEETTDELAMEVEEIVEEQEETDNIANKLVEDFGEFDPTLELGHYKFPTIELLDQHGVTGGITINQEELEENKNKIVDTLKNYKIGISQIKATIGPTVTLYEIVPEAGVRISKIKNLEDDIALSLAALGIRIIAPIPGKGTIGIEVPNKNSTIVSMRSVIASSKFQKAEMELPIAFGKTISNETFVVDLAKMPHLLMAGATGQGKSVGLNAVLTSLLYKKHPAEVKFILVDPKKVELSIYNKIERHFLAKLPDSEEAIITDNAKVINTLNSLCIEMDNRYELLKHAQVRNLKEYNVKFKSRKLNPNDGHKFLPYIVLVIDEFADLIMTAGKEVETPIARLAQLARAIGIHLIIATQRPSVNVITGIIKANFPARIAFRVTSKIDSRTILDAQGADQLIGRGDMLFTQGNDVTRIQCAFVDTPEVAKITEYIGSQRAYPNAYELPEYSGEDSGTSIDNNISERDILFRDAAEVIVTAQQGSASLIQRKLKLGYNRAGRIVDQLEAAGIVGPFEGSKARQVLVPDFVALDELLNNERS; the protein is encoded by the coding sequence ATGGCCAAAAAGAAAACAACGACAACCAAAAAAAAGATTACCCCTAAGAAGGCTAGTCTTGTTGTATCCAAAAAGAACAAAATTATATTGGGAAGCTTGCTCATACTTTTTAGTATGGCACTATTCTTTTCGTTCGTGTCCTTTTATTTTACCTGGCAAGATGACCAAAGTCTGTTGTCTGAGTTTGCCAATAGAAATGAGCAAGCCAAAAACCTACTCAACAAATTTGGTGCTAGTGTTAGTCACTTTTTTGTTTACAAAGGATTTGGCGTCGCTTCTATTATTCTAACAATTTTAGTATGTATTACCGGACTTCATCTGTTTTTAAGTTTAGATAAAAAAGGACTTCTCAAAAAATGGATTTGGGGTCTGATTTTTATGATTTGGATATCCATTGCCTTAGGTTTCTTGGCAGATACAAAACCGTTACTCGGTGGCCTTATAGGTTATGAAATGAACGATTTTCTAAAAGATTATACAGGAAACATAGGTGTTGTGCTTATGCTTCTTTTTGGTTTGATATTTATTTTAGTACGTTTCTTCCATTTTACTCCTGAAGGAATGGCCCATTTTTTTAAGAAAAAGACTTCTTCAATAAAATCTGAATTACAATCAACTTCAAAAGAAGCTACGGACGCTATTAGAGATGTTCAAGAATCCATTAAAAAAACAGAAAAGGAAACGCCTGTAGTTCTTGATACATACACACATAAAAAAGACATTCCACCTCTAAAAAAAGAAAAAATTGTTTTAGATGATTTTGAGGTTACTGTTCCTGCAGAAGAGGAAACGACGGATGAACTCGCAATGGAAGTGGAAGAAATTGTTGAAGAACAGGAGGAAACAGATAATATTGCCAATAAATTAGTGGAAGATTTTGGGGAGTTTGACCCTACCCTAGAACTTGGTCACTACAAATTTCCAACCATAGAACTTTTGGACCAGCATGGTGTTACCGGTGGTATTACCATTAACCAAGAAGAACTTGAGGAAAATAAAAATAAGATTGTAGACACTCTTAAGAACTACAAGATCGGTATTTCGCAAATTAAAGCAACGATTGGCCCAACGGTTACACTTTATGAAATTGTTCCTGAGGCAGGAGTGCGGATCTCTAAAATTAAAAATCTAGAAGATGATATTGCGCTTTCACTTGCAGCTTTAGGTATTCGTATTATCGCGCCAATTCCCGGTAAAGGAACTATTGGTATAGAAGTACCTAACAAAAACTCGACTATCGTTTCTATGCGATCTGTTATTGCTTCTAGTAAGTTTCAAAAAGCAGAAATGGAATTGCCAATTGCTTTTGGTAAGACCATTAGTAATGAAACGTTTGTGGTTGATTTGGCTAAAATGCCTCACCTTCTAATGGCAGGTGCAACTGGCCAAGGTAAATCCGTAGGTTTAAATGCGGTACTGACATCGTTGCTCTACAAAAAGCATCCAGCAGAGGTAAAATTTATATTGGTAGATCCTAAAAAAGTAGAACTGTCCATCTATAATAAGATAGAAAGGCACTTTTTGGCCAAATTACCAGATTCCGAAGAAGCTATTATAACGGATAACGCCAAGGTAATTAACACCTTAAATTCTCTTTGTATTGAAATGGACAACAGGTATGAACTGTTGAAACATGCCCAGGTTCGTAACCTTAAGGAATATAATGTGAAATTTAAGTCGCGTAAATTGAATCCTAACGACGGGCATAAATTTTTACCCTATATTGTTTTAGTTATAGATGAATTTGCAGATTTGATCATGACTGCCGGGAAAGAGGTAGAAACACCTATTGCACGTTTGGCACAGTTGGCAAGAGCTATTGGTATTCACTTAATTATTGCTACACAAAGACCATCCGTAAACGTTATAACAGGTATTATTAAGGCGAATTTCCCTGCTAGAATTGCATTTAGAGTAACCTCTAAAATAGATTCAAGAACTATACTGGATGCTCAGGGAGCAGATCAGTTGATTGGACGTGGGGACATGTTGTTTACACAAGGTAACGATGTTACCCGTATTCAATGTGCATTTGTGGACACCCCTGAAGTTGCTAAAATTACGGAATACATAGGCTCTCAACGAGCCTACCCAAATGCCTACGAACTACCAGAATATTCTGGAGAGGATTCTGGCACAAGTATTGATAATAATATATCCGAGAGAGATATCCTTTTTCGTGACGCGGCCGAAGTTATCGTTACCGCCCAACAAGGTTCTGCCTCTCTAATACAAAGAAAATTGAAATTGGGTTACAACCGTGCTGGCCGTATCGTAGATCAACTTGAAGCCGCTGGTATTGTAGGGCCATTTGAAGGTAGTAAGGCAAGACAGGTATTAGTACCTGATTTTGTTGCCCTAGATGAATTATTAAACAACGAACGCTCATAA
- a CDS encoding thioredoxin family protein produces the protein MVLELEQDNLQEIIADKKNVIVQYSAGWCGNCRIMKPKFKKEASTHEDFTFVIADAEKFPESRKLANVDNLPTFATFTNGEFKNQVQTNKYDVLKELISEASSN, from the coding sequence ATGGTATTGGAATTAGAACAAGACAATCTGCAAGAAATCATTGCAGACAAAAAAAATGTAATTGTACAGTATTCTGCAGGATGGTGCGGTAACTGTCGTATCATGAAGCCTAAATTTAAGAAAGAGGCATCAACCCACGAAGACTTTACTTTTGTGATTGCCGATGCGGAGAAATTTCCCGAAAGCCGGAAATTAGCTAACGTAGACAACTTGCCTACATTTGCTACTTTTACTAATGGAGAGTTTAAAAATCAAGTACAAACGAACAAATATGATGTTCTAAAAGAATTGATCAGTGAAGCTTCCAGTAATTAA
- a CDS encoding LptF/LptG family permease, whose product MRILDRYILSRFLYNFLSSFVILMFIFIFQTIWLFIDDFAGKGLDIVIIGKFFFFMMPSLTEKVLPLTVILASILTFGTLAENYEFAAMKASGISLQRSMLSLIIFMVLLGGVTFYFANSVIPASEQKIYNMRRNIAKVKPAAAIEKGVFSDFEGMSIKVDEKYGEKDRFLKNVIIHQKTAANVNSTVIKAKTGELISSEDSELIQLVLRDGHDYRDMDKSKSTEKRKYPFTNTDFEIYRMNIEIPEMEQDLEEENVSNREKMKNVSRLIKDMDSIEDDNRRIVQAFSKNIVYRMGGFIPLTPKDTAVTKKMELLREKEASAEKKTVSKNSIDTATAVTTVIKADSIAEAAVEPKEKSSPTDIISLFKDWQKVQVMNSAKNSVSNIMTSIEGKKQELDKRYEIHRRHVFSLHEKYALALSCIILFFVGAPLGAIIRKGGIGLPMVVAILLFLVYYFLGVFAENYSYKGNIHPIIGAWLSSMVMLPLGIYLTRQATADQGMINFGNVIDLVKRLFAKKDKTEEE is encoded by the coding sequence TTGAGAATTCTAGACCGATATATATTATCGCGGTTCCTTTATAATTTTTTGAGTTCGTTTGTAATATTGATGTTCATCTTCATATTTCAGACGATATGGTTGTTTATTGATGATTTTGCCGGAAAAGGTCTGGACATAGTCATCATAGGCAAATTTTTCTTTTTCATGATGCCCAGTTTAACCGAAAAGGTGTTACCTCTAACCGTTATTTTGGCCTCAATTCTTACTTTCGGAACCCTTGCGGAGAACTACGAATTTGCAGCAATGAAAGCCTCCGGCATTTCTTTACAGCGCTCTATGCTAAGCCTTATTATTTTTATGGTCCTTTTAGGGGGCGTTACCTTCTACTTTGCAAATAGCGTTATACCTGCTTCTGAGCAGAAAATCTACAATATGCGCCGTAACATTGCCAAAGTAAAACCTGCAGCAGCTATAGAAAAAGGTGTTTTTAGCGACTTTGAGGGTATGAGTATCAAAGTTGATGAAAAGTATGGCGAGAAAGATCGCTTTTTAAAAAATGTAATCATTCACCAGAAAACCGCTGCCAATGTCAATAGCACCGTAATTAAAGCGAAAACAGGTGAGCTCATTAGTAGTGAAGATTCAGAACTTATCCAATTAGTACTTCGTGATGGTCATGATTATCGTGACATGGATAAGTCAAAAAGTACAGAGAAACGAAAATACCCCTTTACTAATACCGATTTTGAGATTTACCGGATGAACATTGAAATTCCGGAAATGGAGCAAGACCTTGAAGAAGAAAACGTATCTAATCGTGAGAAGATGAAAAACGTATCTCGGTTAATAAAAGATATGGATTCAATTGAGGACGATAACCGCAGAATCGTTCAGGCTTTCTCCAAAAATATAGTTTATAGAATGGGTGGTTTTATTCCTCTTACCCCCAAAGACACAGCAGTTACCAAAAAAATGGAATTGCTTCGTGAGAAAGAGGCATCAGCAGAAAAGAAAACTGTATCAAAAAATTCTATTGATACCGCAACCGCAGTAACTACAGTCATCAAAGCAGATTCCATTGCAGAAGCCGCTGTAGAACCAAAAGAAAAATCATCTCCAACAGACATTATATCCTTATTCAAAGATTGGCAGAAAGTACAGGTAATGAACTCCGCTAAAAACTCGGTTTCTAATATAATGACCTCTATTGAAGGTAAAAAACAAGAGCTGGACAAGCGTTACGAAATACACCGTAGGCATGTCTTCTCATTACATGAAAAGTATGCTTTGGCACTTTCTTGTATCATCTTATTTTTTGTAGGGGCACCATTAGGCGCTATTATAAGAAAAGGAGGTATTGGTTTACCAATGGTAGTTGCCATTTTACTATTTTTAGTCTATTATTTTTTAGGTGTTTTTGCTGAAAACTATAGCTACAAAGGCAATATTCACCCTATTATTGGAGCATGGCTATCTTCAATGGTTATGTTACCTTTAGGTATTTATTTAACAAGACAAGCTACCGCAGACCAAGGAATGATAAATTTTGGAAACGTTATAGACCTTGTCAAACGACTTTTTGCTAAAAAAGACAAAACTGAAGAAGAATGA
- a CDS encoding peroxiredoxin, with the protein MAFVGKKFPNLSVNAMNDLGDTFKLNVLEEAQKNNKKVVLFWYPKDFTFVCPTELHAFQAALGEFEKRNTLVIGASCDTAEVHFAWLSTDKDNGGIEGVTYPLLADSNRNLSSTLGILDITNEQYNDETGVVTVEGDNVTYRATYLIDEEGTVFHEGINHMPLGRNVNEYLRLIDAYTHVQEKGEVCPANWEEGKDAMTADRNGVAEYLSSHAN; encoded by the coding sequence ATGGCTTTTGTAGGTAAAAAATTCCCAAACCTGAGTGTGAACGCGATGAACGATTTAGGCGATACATTCAAATTGAACGTTTTAGAAGAAGCTCAAAAAAACAACAAAAAAGTTGTTCTTTTCTGGTACCCTAAAGATTTTACTTTTGTTTGTCCAACTGAATTACACGCTTTTCAAGCTGCTTTAGGTGAGTTCGAAAAAAGAAATACATTGGTAATTGGTGCATCTTGTGATACTGCAGAGGTACACTTTGCTTGGTTAAGCACAGATAAAGATAATGGCGGTATTGAAGGTGTCACTTACCCACTATTGGCAGATAGCAATCGTAACCTTTCTTCTACGTTAGGTATCCTTGATATTACTAATGAGCAGTACAATGATGAAACTGGCGTTGTTACTGTTGAAGGTGATAATGTAACTTACCGTGCTACTTACCTTATTGATGAAGAGGGTACTGTATTTCACGAAGGTATCAACCATATGCCATTAGGCAGAAACGTAAATGAGTATTTGCGTTTGATTGATGCTTATACGCACGTACAAGAAAAAGGTGAAGTTTGTCCTGCAAACTGGGAAGAAGGTAAAGATGCAATGACCGCTGATAGAAATGGTGTTGCTGAGTACCTTTCATCACACGCTAACTAA
- a CDS encoding DUF6952 family protein: MKLPVIKHLTNFIAENDEDYIVETIETLEALTEVSSLKDEELDVIGELISNMYGALEVQKGIKEGKPQKEALNEFMQRVMGAIDK; the protein is encoded by the coding sequence GTGAAGCTTCCAGTAATTAAACATTTGACCAATTTCATTGCGGAAAACGACGAAGATTATATTGTTGAAACCATTGAAACTTTAGAAGCCCTAACCGAAGTCTCTTCTTTAAAAGATGAAGAACTTGACGTTATTGGTGAACTCATATCTAATATGTACGGTGCACTTGAAGTACAGAAAGGCATAAAAGAAGGCAAACCTCAAAAAGAGGCTTTGAACGAATTCATGCAGCGTGTAATGGGCGCCATTGACAAATAA